In one Ignavibacteriota bacterium genomic region, the following are encoded:
- the ggt gene encoding gamma-glutamyltransferase, translating into MIQKFFLCLTLAGIFSLNMYAAVRGKHTMVVSANQHSSEAGIEILKRGGNAIDAAVAVGYALAVTFPEAGNIGGGGFMLIRTKDGNATVIDFRETAPAKSTRNMFLDDSGNVSDKSINGHLSVGVPGTVAGFSKALELFGKKKLKDVIMPAIKLAERGFVVDRRLESNLEWYKDAMLQFPPTAKVFAPKGTLLMEGDTFRQPELAATLKRIQKFGSDEFYKGKTAKLLVEEMKRGGGIITLEDLKNYKVEIRQPVEGMYRGYKILSVPPPSSGGIALIQMLNILEGFTLDSTEFHSSRSVHLMTESMKRAFADRYEFASDPLFVSVPTDRLLSQLYLSQLKFDIDSINATPAEKIKHGIFQTKESDNTTHYVVADEEGNVVSVTYTQNDLFGSKVTVAGAGFLLNDIMDDFTAKPGVANLYGLVGTEKNAIEPGKRPVSAMAPTIVVKDSLPFLALGARGGPRIITSVFQTIVNVIDFKMSVERAVNESRFHHQLYPDSLMLEPYALPNDVIANLRAKGHNMMFPPYSLAQVEALFRDPLTGWYWSGADRREGGVALGY; encoded by the coding sequence ATGATTCAAAAATTTTTCCTTTGTTTGACTCTCGCTGGAATCTTTTCGTTAAACATGTACGCCGCGGTGAGAGGGAAACATACGATGGTTGTTTCCGCAAATCAACACTCATCGGAAGCGGGGATTGAAATATTGAAACGAGGAGGAAATGCAATTGACGCGGCAGTCGCTGTTGGGTACGCGCTTGCAGTAACGTTCCCTGAAGCAGGGAATATTGGCGGCGGAGGATTCATGCTCATCAGGACGAAAGATGGAAATGCGACCGTGATAGATTTCAGGGAGACTGCACCTGCAAAATCTACTCGTAATATGTTTCTTGATGATTCTGGAAATGTTTCTGATAAAAGTATCAACGGGCATCTTTCTGTTGGTGTGCCGGGAACAGTTGCCGGATTTTCCAAAGCGTTGGAATTGTTCGGCAAGAAAAAACTGAAGGATGTTATCATGCCGGCAATCAAACTTGCGGAGCGAGGGTTTGTTGTTGACCGACGACTTGAATCAAACTTAGAATGGTACAAAGATGCGATGCTTCAATTTCCCCCGACTGCAAAAGTGTTTGCACCAAAGGGAACATTGCTGATGGAAGGAGATACATTTCGTCAGCCGGAATTAGCAGCGACGTTGAAACGCATTCAGAAGTTCGGGAGCGATGAATTCTACAAAGGGAAAACAGCAAAGTTGCTTGTTGAAGAAATGAAGCGAGGCGGTGGAATTATCACGCTGGAAGATTTGAAAAACTATAAAGTGGAAATTCGTCAGCCAGTGGAAGGAATGTATCGCGGGTACAAAATTCTCTCGGTGCCGCCGCCAAGTTCCGGCGGAATTGCTTTGATACAGATGTTGAACATCTTGGAAGGATTTACACTAGATTCGACAGAGTTTCATTCTTCCCGTTCCGTTCATTTGATGACGGAATCAATGAAGCGCGCCTTTGCCGACCGGTACGAATTTGCCTCTGACCCGCTTTTCGTTTCTGTTCCCACCGACCGACTTCTTTCGCAACTCTATCTTTCTCAATTGAAATTTGATATTGATTCAATCAATGCAACTCCTGCTGAAAAAATCAAACATGGAATTTTTCAAACAAAAGAAAGTGATAACACGACGCACTACGTTGTGGCAGATGAAGAAGGAAATGTCGTGAGCGTAACCTACACGCAGAACGATTTATTCGGAAGCAAAGTAACGGTTGCCGGTGCGGGTTTCTTGTTGAATGACATCATGGATGATTTTACAGCAAAACCGGGAGTTGCAAATTTGTACGGACTTGTCGGAACGGAAAAGAATGCAATCGAACCGGGAAAGCGACCGGTAAGCGCTATGGCGCCAACAATTGTTGTGAAGGACAGCCTACCGTTTCTTGCACTCGGCGCTCGGGGCGGACCGAGAATCATAACATCTGTCTTTCAAACAATCGTGAACGTGATTGATTTTAAGATGAGCGTCGAGCGTGCAGTGAACGAGTCGCGCTTTCATCATCAACTGTATCCTGATTCTTTGATGCTTGAACCGTATGCTCTTCCGAATGATGTCATTGCAAATCTTCGAGCGAAAGGACACAACATGATGTTTCCACCTTATTCATTAGCACAAGTTGAGGCGTTGTTTCGTGACCCGCTCACCGGTTGGTATTGGAGCGGAGCCGACAGAAGAGAAGGAGGAGTTGCACTCGGGTACTGA
- a CDS encoding single-stranded DNA-binding protein: MSYSLNRATLIGHLGKDPEVSYTASGIAVAKFSIATNERWKDESGNLQEKTEWHNIVAWRKLAEICGQYLKKGSKIFLEGKIQTRSWDDKNTGIKRYTTEIVADNLIMLDSKGGESGSGVSTPTPPPLDDNYAPPPSVKDDLPF; encoded by the coding sequence ATGTCATATTCATTAAACAGAGCAACACTTATTGGTCACTTAGGAAAAGATCCTGAAGTGAGTTATACAGCGTCGGGAATTGCCGTCGCTAAGTTTTCTATCGCAACGAACGAGCGATGGAAAGATGAAAGTGGAAATCTTCAGGAAAAAACTGAATGGCACAACATCGTCGCATGGCGGAAACTTGCAGAGATTTGTGGGCAATATCTGAAGAAAGGGAGTAAGATTTTTCTTGAAGGGAAAATTCAAACACGTTCGTGGGATGATAAAAATACAGGCATAAAACGTTACACGACAGAAATTGTTGCTGATAACTTGATTATGCTTGATTCGAAAGGTGGAGAATCCGGAAGCGGAGTTTCAACTCCAACACCGCCGCCACTTGATGATAATTACGCTCCACCACCATCGGTAAAAGATGATTTACCATTCTAA
- a CDS encoding NHL repeat-containing protein, with product MNKFYQILLYLCFGYGCFYGLIFSQKQSGGENLFERKFQDAVASTVDPSGNIFVLDKGTSEVCKFSPEGKLIHKIGGQGWSNDSFDEPSDIFTSNGLDIYVADYGNHRIQRFDRNLNYVSTLSLRDEENQNRRFGYPASVAVDRFGALYIIDGENIRIIKLKGDEVERTFGGIDAGKGRLQNPRKMRISDDDKVYVLDGNAIVVFDIFGNYVLTYPENMFAQLQAIGLCEENLVVVDSCRLNLFGKFEVDSSLSKSIKNVLCEAVEAIFTKKKVLVLTKQGLFEYEREKLFIEEKEK from the coding sequence GTGAATAAATTTTATCAAATATTGTTATACCTTTGCTTTGGTTATGGTTGTTTCTATGGGTTGATATTTTCGCAGAAGCAATCAGGCGGAGAAAATCTTTTCGAGCGAAAGTTTCAGGATGCGGTTGCTTCGACTGTTGACCCGTCGGGAAATATTTTTGTGCTTGATAAAGGGACGAGCGAAGTATGTAAATTTTCTCCCGAAGGAAAACTCATTCACAAAATTGGCGGGCAGGGATGGAGCAATGATTCTTTCGACGAACCTTCCGATATTTTTACATCAAACGGACTTGATATTTATGTCGCTGATTATGGCAATCATCGCATTCAACGATTTGATAGAAATCTCAATTACGTTTCAACTCTGAGTTTGCGGGATGAAGAAAATCAAAACAGACGATTTGGTTATCCGGCAAGTGTCGCGGTTGATAGATTCGGCGCGCTATACATTATAGACGGAGAAAACATTCGCATCATCAAACTGAAAGGTGATGAAGTTGAAAGAACCTTTGGTGGTATTGATGCAGGGAAAGGACGTTTGCAAAATCCCCGAAAGATGAGAATCTCAGACGATGATAAAGTATATGTTCTTGATGGTAACGCAATCGTTGTGTTTGATATTTTCGGGAATTACGTACTAACGTATCCTGAAAACATGTTTGCTCAACTTCAGGCGATTGGGCTTTGTGAAGAAAATCTTGTTGTGGTTGATAGTTGCAGGCTTAATTTGTTTGGGAAGTTTGAAGTGGACAGTTCGTTAAGCAAAAGTATTAAAAATGTTCTTTGTGAGGCAGTTGAAGCAATTTTTACAAAAAAGAAAGTACTCGTGCTTACTAAACAAGGGTTGTTTGAGTATGAGAGGGAGAAATTGTTCATCGAAGAAAAAGAAAAATAA
- a CDS encoding phosphoglycerate dehydrogenase → MKVLISEPIEEKCVEILKSEGFEVDFKPTMTAEELKQSIGNYSALVVRSATKVTADVLANASNMKVIGRAGTGVDNIDINAATRKGIIVLNVPGGNTVSTAEHTISLLMAMARNIPQAHQSMREGKWERKKYVGVELCGKTLGVVGLGKVGKEVARRCLGFEMKVIAFDPVLAPEVAAKMGFELVDLDQLLRRSDFITVHTPLTNETRNLIDVRALAMCKKGVRFVNCARGGIINEQALLDALNVGIVAGAALDVYEKEPPTESPLVKHPHVVVTPHLGASTEDAQEKVAVEIARQVADVLKGKDIVGSVNADIFRQAMRVELHPYLTLAEKMGKLTAQLMQGKLYTLKLQTNGTMLSESSTALTAAMLKGLLETMLDEPVNYLNAPLIAKERGLNVNLSREEDHEVYNQLLTVSYETDKEKRSFAGTVFGKNIRIVKMDGFYFEIKPEGHLLIYYNEDKPGMLAAVGSILAGASINIAGVSLGRFEQGKQALTIMSIDSPVSQVVMNQIAGVDGVVGVKMVSL, encoded by the coding sequence ATGAAAGTCTTAATTTCAGAACCAATAGAAGAAAAGTGTGTAGAAATCCTGAAATCGGAGGGATTTGAAGTTGATTTCAAGCCAACGATGACTGCGGAGGAATTGAAGCAATCTATTGGAAATTATTCGGCGTTGGTAGTACGAAGCGCGACGAAAGTAACTGCCGACGTTCTTGCGAACGCATCAAACATGAAAGTAATCGGACGGGCAGGAACGGGAGTTGATAACATTGACATCAACGCGGCGACGCGAAAAGGAATTATCGTTCTCAATGTTCCGGGCGGTAACACAGTTTCTACTGCTGAGCATACAATTTCTTTGTTGATGGCGATGGCGAGAAATATTCCGCAGGCGCATCAAAGTATGAGAGAAGGAAAATGGGAGCGGAAGAAATATGTCGGTGTTGAGTTATGCGGAAAGACGCTTGGCGTTGTCGGTCTTGGGAAAGTCGGGAAGGAAGTTGCAAGGCGATGTCTCGGTTTCGAGATGAAAGTGATTGCGTTCGACCCTGTTCTCGCCCCCGAAGTCGCGGCGAAAATGGGATTCGAGTTGGTTGACCTCGACCAATTGCTTCGCCGGTCTGATTTCATTACGGTTCATACACCGCTTACCAACGAGACAAGAAATCTAATTGATGTACGCGCATTGGCGATGTGTAAGAAAGGTGTTCGATTTGTCAACTGCGCACGAGGAGGAATCATCAACGAACAGGCGTTGCTTGATGCGTTGAATGTGGGCATCGTTGCAGGCGCCGCGCTCGATGTGTATGAAAAAGAACCGCCGACAGAAAGTCCATTGGTAAAACATCCGCATGTCGTTGTGACTCCGCATCTCGGCGCATCAACAGAAGACGCACAGGAAAAGGTCGCAGTTGAAATTGCGCGGCAAGTTGCCGATGTGTTGAAGGGAAAAGATATTGTCGGAAGCGTGAACGCAGATATATTCCGTCAGGCGATGCGAGTGGAACTTCATCCCTATCTGACACTTGCAGAGAAGATGGGAAAACTGACGGCGCAACTCATGCAGGGAAAACTCTACACACTGAAACTTCAAACCAACGGAACGATGCTGAGTGAATCAAGCACTGCGCTGACTGCGGCAATGTTAAAGGGGTTGCTCGAGACGATGCTTGATGAACCGGTGAATTATCTCAACGCCCCGTTGATTGCAAAAGAACGCGGGTTGAATGTCAATCTCAGTCGGGAAGAAGACCACGAAGTGTATAATCAATTGTTGACCGTTTCTTATGAAACTGATAAGGAAAAGCGAAGTTTTGCCGGAACGGTCTTTGGCAAAAACATCAGAATTGTAAAGATGGATGGATTCTATTTTGAAATCAAGCCGGAAGGGCATCTGTTGATTTACTACAACGAAGACAAGCCCGGTATGTTGGCGGCAGTCGGTTCGATACTTGCCGGCGCAAGCATCAACATCGCAGGAGTTTCGCTCGGAAGATTCGAACAAGGGAAACAAGCGCTGACTATCATGAGTATTGATTCGCCTGTTTCTCAAGTCGTGATGAATCAAATAGCGGGCGTTGATGGAGTTGTTGGTGTGAAGATGGTCTCTCTTTAG
- a CDS encoding alanine--glyoxylate aminotransferase family protein yields the protein MYKKRLFTPGPTPVPEQVMLAMAQPMIHHRHPEFIEIFDRVNENLKYLFQTQQMVYTLTSSGTGAMEAAVCNLLSPNDVALFVNAGKFGERWGEICKAYGIQTEEIKIEYGKAVTPDEVIKRLQARPEIKVVFLTHSETSTGVATDIKTIAQKVRAVSNALIVVDGITSVGSLEMRMDEWGLDIVLTGSQKGLMIPPGLAFIAVSERAWKSIEESKLPKFYFSLKKAKKAITGEGTPWTPAVSLIIGVDVALQMIRDEGIEHVWARHQRLANAVRDGCKKLGLRLFAESPSNALTSVCFPDGIDEKQFTKIIKGKYGFTLAGGQGEMKGKIFRISHLGYYDDFDVLSVISALEMTLKEIRAVSTEQ from the coding sequence ATGTACAAGAAACGATTATTCACTCCCGGTCCGACGCCGGTTCCTGAGCAGGTGATGCTTGCAATGGCTCAACCGATGATTCATCATCGTCATCCTGAGTTTATCGAGATATTTGACCGTGTAAATGAGAACTTGAAATATTTATTCCAAACGCAACAGATGGTGTACACGCTGACGAGTTCCGGCACAGGAGCGATGGAGGCGGCTGTCTGTAATTTACTTTCACCGAATGACGTTGCGCTGTTTGTGAACGCGGGAAAGTTTGGTGAACGGTGGGGAGAAATTTGTAAAGCATACGGTATTCAAACAGAAGAAATAAAAATCGAGTACGGAAAAGCAGTAACTCCGGATGAAGTCATCAAACGGCTACAGGCACGACCGGAAATAAAAGTTGTGTTTCTCACACATAGCGAAACATCAACCGGCGTTGCGACGGATATTAAAACGATTGCACAAAAAGTTCGTGCAGTTTCCAACGCGTTGATTGTGGTTGATGGAATTACATCCGTCGGCTCGCTCGAAATGCGAATGGACGAATGGGGACTTGATATAGTTCTCACCGGCTCTCAAAAAGGATTGATGATTCCACCCGGACTTGCGTTTATAGCAGTCAGCGAACGGGCGTGGAAATCAATTGAAGAATCGAAGTTGCCGAAATTTTATTTCAGTCTGAAGAAGGCGAAGAAGGCAATCACCGGAGAAGGAACGCCGTGGACTCCCGCTGTTTCTCTCATCATCGGAGTTGATGTTGCACTGCAAATGATTCGCGATGAAGGAATTGAACATGTGTGGGCGCGTCATCAACGACTTGCGAATGCAGTTCGTGATGGTTGCAAGAAACTCGGGCTGAGACTGTTTGCTGAATCTCCATCGAACGCGCTGACATCAGTTTGTTTCCCGGATGGAATTGACGAGAAGCAGTTCACAAAAATCATAAAAGGAAAATACGGTTTCACACTCGCAGGCGGACAGGGTGAGATGAAAGGAAAAATTTTCCGCATTTCTCACCTTGGATATTATGATGATTTCGATGTTCTCTCTGTTATTTCCGCGTTGGAAATGACTTTAAAGGAGATTCGAGCGGTGAGCACTGAGCAGTGA